A genome region from Dreissena polymorpha isolate Duluth1 chromosome 16, UMN_Dpol_1.0, whole genome shotgun sequence includes the following:
- the LOC127862259 gene encoding uncharacterized protein LOC127862259 isoform X2: MRQSCMMLGIASLLSIGVFGFEKRCYRNNSDPDGVFTMVLRQTNASAEQIMALDTTKAPTNCTSVSVDPGVNELIIKFNITAQSQSSPAENCYVEFVSPDIKVYVAVQQDKDFIQASDQFYSATCNTSDVDTGFLELDPMNITNNASFVPAPNRNTSVIMELVEESGAVTTTPILGQNVKIRTTYYFDPTALSSEFPRGLHNFDLTVGPDDSSNWRIQLINNAGCLSMSANIFGVSQTYTYNAAQSASGKNVFETGTFKVVMFATTKQLHFTGRYLAECYESEDKCFDQPAYCLNLNGRKRRAIDIEVNGTYSLSVNIGLPGQSTTQQNVGPTKDIKAQECVADKTYWILAVVLGIVLLIVTMVTMYIFCRLRSEQQRVEMINGKNGYTNKAF, translated from the exons ATGAGGCAATCATGTATGATGCTTGGAATAGCAAGTTTGTTGTCT ATCGGCGTTTTCGGAT TTGAAAAGCGTTGTTATCGCAACAATTCCGACCCTGATGGTGTGTTCACGATGGTTTTACGTCAGACCAATGCATCCGCCGAGCAAATCATGGCTTTGGATACAACAAAAGCTCCAACAAATTGTACAAGCGTTTCTGTTGATCCAGGAGTAAACGAGTTGATCATCAAGTTCAACATAACAGCACAATCGCAATCATCTCCTGCTGAGAACTGCTATGTCGAG TTTGTATCTCCGGACATCAAGGTGTATGTTGCAGTACAGCAAGACAAGGACTTCATCCAAGCCTCCGATCAGTTTTATTCAGCGACTTGTAACACAAGCGATGTCGATACCGGATTTCTAGAACTGGACCCTatgaacat CACCAACAACGCATCGTTCGTGCCAGCACCAAATCGAAACACTTCAGTGATTATGGAGTTAGTCGAAGAGAGCGGTGCTGTTACTACGACACCCATACTTGGACAAAACGTGAAAATCAGGACAACCTATTACTTTGACCCGACCGCCTTGTCATCGGAATTCCCGAGGGGCCTGCACAACTTTGATCTGACTGTCGGACCAGATGATAGCAGCAATTGGCGGATACAGCTGATAAATAATGCTGG ATGTCTTTCTATGTCGGCCAACATTTTCGGAGTAAGCCAGACGTATACTTACAACGCAGCCCAAAGTGCTTCAGGCAAAAACGTTTTCGAAACAG GTACGTTCAAGGTTGTTATGTTCGCCACTACCAAACAGCTTCACTTTACTGGGCGCTACCTGGCAGAATGCTATGAGAGCGAAGACAAGTGTTTCGATCAGCCG GCTTATTGTTTAAATCTAAATGGTCGAAAAAGAAGGGCAATTGATATAGAAGTAAATGGAACTTATTCGCTGAGCGTCAACATTGGTCTGCCAGGACAATCAACAACTCAACAGA ATGTAGGCCCGACCAAAGACATCAAGGCACAGGAATGTGTCGCAGACAAGACCTACTGGATCCTCGCTGTCGTTCTTGGTATAGTCTTGCTGATTGTTACCATGGTGACCATGTATATCTTCTGTCGACTGCGCTCTGAGCAACAGCGTGTCGAAATGATAAATGGGAAAAACGGCTACACAAATAAAGCTTTCTAA